A genomic stretch from Gardnerella leopoldii includes:
- a CDS encoding class I SAM-dependent methyltransferase, producing the protein MESHQQFKQYDKTKSPKSEKTQKISGEQYFSATPSSCDERRTLHVTLRNHETVIQVSNGVFSASKLDLGTSVLLKHAPKPPENGKFLDIGCGWGPISIAMGLESPEAEIVAVDVNERALELTELNAKNAGLKHIRTSLVDDALKENNTLEFNNFDLIWSNPPIRVGKEMLHDILMTWIPRLKVGGAAYLVVQKNLGSDSLIPWLAENLGENYNVEKYASSKGYRIIEVLKSKH; encoded by the coding sequence ATGGAAAGTCATCAACAATTTAAACAATACGATAAAACCAAATCACCAAAATCAGAAAAAACGCAAAAAATCAGTGGCGAACAATACTTTTCTGCAACACCATCATCTTGCGATGAGCGAAGAACGTTACATGTAACTTTGAGAAATCATGAAACTGTTATACAAGTCTCAAACGGAGTATTCAGTGCTTCTAAGCTTGATCTAGGCACGTCTGTGCTACTAAAACATGCTCCAAAACCACCAGAAAATGGCAAATTCCTTGATATTGGATGCGGATGGGGTCCTATAAGCATTGCAATGGGCTTAGAATCTCCAGAAGCTGAAATTGTAGCTGTAGATGTAAATGAGCGAGCGCTAGAGCTTACTGAACTAAACGCAAAAAACGCTGGCTTAAAGCATATTCGCACTTCTTTAGTAGATGACGCTTTAAAAGAAAATAATACTTTGGAATTTAATAATTTTGATCTCATATGGTCCAATCCACCAATTCGCGTTGGAAAAGAAATGTTGCACGACATTTTGATGACTTGGATTCCGCGTTTAAAAGTGGGAGGAGCAGCTTACTTAGTTGTGCAAAAAAATCTTGGCTCAGACTCACTTATTCCTTGGCTTGCTGAAAATCTTGGCGAAAACTACAACGTTGAAAAATATGCAAGCTCTAAAGGATACCGAATTATAGAAGTACTAAAAAGTAAGCACTAA